In Brachypodium distachyon strain Bd21 chromosome 2, Brachypodium_distachyon_v3.0, whole genome shotgun sequence, one genomic interval encodes:
- the LOC104581294 gene encoding LOW QUALITY PROTEIN: dynein assembly factor 1, axonemal homolog (The sequence of the model RefSeq protein was modified relative to this genomic sequence to represent the inferred CDS: inserted 1 base in 1 codon; deleted 1 base in 1 codon): MLKGSINAILDNNISAICKLDRHHQLNTLVNYLIVNVCSATLLSKNPVGTIGDSLVNAKSLKKLSMSHCQIEDIGSSLVACVELKELRLAHNKISKIPSDLAKNVKILNLDLGNNLIERVSDLKVLAELRFLRNLNLQGNPIAEKDSLVKKVMKTVPTLRIFNGKPIEASSQNENSRKDSMRDKDGDMPDHDTIEPNTKKKDKTKQSKQVKGSEEPTAQNTRPDVTMASPIKSGQLDGKKKKKDKVVMDMEQGKSSKLKSKDHTPSLDDADRKAKRKKSSVKEDKDMDGIDDTEVSFAELMFSREGGGADPELKDKIQGTAQDRKFVGGLVIDHTKKRKKSKGTVLDASDLKLLCSXPEVGAGGLSGMD, translated from the exons ATGCTCAAGGGCAGCATCAACGCGATCCTAG ATAACAACATTTCTGCAATCTGCAAGCTTGATCGCCATCATCAGTTGAATACTCTTG TTAATTACTTAATTGTGAATGTTTGCTCTGCCACACTTCTCTCTAAGAATCCAGTTGGTACTATTGGTGATTCTTTGGTCAATGCGAAATCTTTGAAAAAG CTATCCATGTCTCACTGTCAAATAGAAGATATTGGATCTTCTCTTGTTGCATGTGTGGAATTGAAGGAACTTAGGCTTGCTCACAACAAGATCAGT AAGATTCCATCTGACTTGGCCAAAAATGTCAAAATCTTGAACCTTGATTTGGGAAATAACTTAATTGAGAGGGTATCAGATTTGAAG GTCCTTGCAGAACTACGCTTCTTGAGGAACCTAAATTTGCAGGGAAATCCTATTGCTGAGAAAGACAGCCTAGTCAAAAAG GTTATGAAAACTGTACCTACTTTGCGCATATTCAACGGAAAGCCCATAGAAGCCAGCTCCCAGAATGAGAACTCTAGGAAAGACAGTATGCGGGACAAGGATGGGGATATGCCTGATCATGATACCATTGAGCCTAATACAAAAAAGAAGGATAAAACAAAACAGTCAAAACAAGTGAAGGGCTCTGAAGAACCTACAGCCCAAAATACTCGCCCAGATGTCACCATGGCTTCCCCAATCAAATCTGGACAATTAGATggtaagaaaaag aaaaaagataaggTAGTCATGGACATGGAGCAGGGCAAGAGCAGCAAACTGAAAAGCAAGGATCATACACCCTCTCTCGATGATGCTGACAGAAAGGCCAAGAGGAAGAAATCTTCCGTCAAAGAAGATAAAGACATGGATGGAATCGATGACACTGAAGTTTCATTTGCAGAATTGATGTTTTCGAGAGAGGGTGGCGGTGCAGACCCAGAGTTGAAGGACAAAATCCAGGGAACTGCTCAGGATAGGAAATTTGTCGGAGGCCTGGTAATCGATCACaccaagaagaggaagaagtccAAAGGCACAGTTCTTGACGCTTCGGATCTCAAGCTGTTATGCT TGCCTGAGGTCGGTGCGGGTGGACTGTCAGGAATGGATTAG
- the LOC100828070 gene encoding vacuolar protein sorting-associated protein 55 homolog yields the protein MFSTSILLQILACALYNNWWPMLAALMYILVPMPCLFFGDGSTRFLTTGEGGAWINAAKFLTGASAMGSLAIPAILRHAGLIETGAMFIEFTSFFILVCTVMCFHRATLDEDW from the exons ATGTTCTCCACGAGCATTCTCTTGCAAATCTTG GCATGTGCTTTGTACAACAATTGGTGGCCTATGTTAGCAG CACTCATGTATATCCTCGTTCCAATGCCATGCCTATTCTTTGGTGATGGATCCACACGGTTCTTGACTACTGGAGAGGGTGGAGC GTGGATCAATGCTGCAAAGTTTCTGACCGGAGCGTCTGCCATGGGCAGCCTCGCTATCCCAGCAATCCTGAGGCATGCTGGCCTGATCGAGACCGGGGCCATGTTCATCGAGTTCACGTCCTTCTTCATTCTTGTGTGCACGGTGATGTGCTTCCACAGGGCTACCCTGGACGAAGATTGGTGA